The following DNA comes from Haloarchaeobius salinus.
GAGCGACACCGCGAAGGAACGACTGCAGGACCTCGGGTACATGGAGTAGCGTGAGTGGAGCATCCGGCGGGGCGTTCGGCGGCCTGTTCGACAGCCGGACGCTCGCGAAGATGGGCGTTGGTTTCGCCATCTCGCTGCTGCTCGTCTACCTCCTCGGTACCGCGGTCGGCTGGGAGCGCACGCTCGACCAGCTCGCAGCGGCCGACCCACTGTGGATTGCAGCCGGCTGTCTGTCGACGTTCCTGTGTCTGGCGTCGTGGGGCCGCGCGTGGCAGATCGTCCTCGCCGTCGGCGGCGTCGAGGTGCCGTATCGAAAGCTCGTCGTCACCTACTTCGCCGCGACGTTCGCGAACTACGTCACCCCGTTCGGGCAGGCCGGTGGCGAGCCGTTCATCGCCTACGTGCTCGCCCGCGACACCGAGGCCGACTACGAGCAGAGCCTCGCGAGCGTCGTCACCGCGGACCTGCTCAACCTGCTCCCGTTCTTCAACTTCGCCGCGGTCGGCACTGCTTACCTCGTCGTCCAGACCTCGCTCGGCGACACGGAGACCGTCGGCAACCTCGTGCTCGTGCTGGGACTGCTCGCGGTGAGTATCCCCCTCCTCGTCTGGTTCGGCTGGCGGCACCGCTGGGCGGTCGAAGAGGTCGTGGTCTGGCTCGTCCGTCCCGTCGCCCGCTTCACCGGCCGGGTGAGTGTCGACGGCACCAGAGGGCGCATCGAGCGGTTCTACGCCTCCCTCGAGGACATCGCGAGCGAGCCCCGGGAACTCGCCCGGGCGCTCGGGTACTCCTACGTCGGCTGGCTGTTCTTCACGTTGCCGCTGGTCGCCGCGCTCCGGGCGGTCGACGCGACGATGCGGACGCTGCTCGTCTTCTTCATCGTCCCCGCGAGCACCATCGCCGGGCTGGTGCCGACGCCGGGCGGGCTGGGTGCCGTGGAGGGCGCGCTCACCGGCCTGCTCGTCGAGATCGGGGAACTCCCAGCCGATACGGCCTTCGCGGTGACGACGCTCTACCGCGTCGAGAGCTTCGTGTTCGCGCTGGTGGTGGGCGGGATCGCGGCGCTGTGGGTGACGGCGCGGGTGTGATCGCTGTCGGTGCCGTCGAACCGGGCACCGCTGCCGACTGCGCGGCGTCGAAGCCGGTCCGTCGGTTCAGTTCCCTCGTTTCCGTCGAATCGATTCCCCGATACAGGCGACCCCGGCCAACGCACTCGCTATCGCCCCGACCCCGAACGGCGACTTCGGCTCGACGTGCGTCCGTCGCTCGAACCCGTGCCACTCGTTCTGATATCTGATCGCGATGTCTCCTCGTCCGGGACCGGGCAGTGCGCCCTCTTCCTCGAAGACGAACCGTTCGCCCTCCATCGCTCGCTGCACGACCCGTTTGTCCTCGGCCGTGAGGTCCTCGTAGTCGAACCGCCAGCGCACCTCCTCGGCTCCGTCGACCGTCCCGGTGTAGCTGAACTCGTACCGTACCGCACCGATGCCGAGCGCGGTCGTGACGACCAGGAGTAGCACCACCCCCACGAAGAAGAGCACGAAGACGGGTGAGGGGACCAGTCCAGAGTCGCGCAGCTCCATACCCCCTGATTAACAGTTTCGTTAGATAATATCTTCGACAACCCGGTTCACCGCAGCCCCCGCGCCGCCTCCCACGCCCTGAGCAGCCGCGTCGCCGTCTCGCACACGGGCACGTCGACGTCGGCGTCCCGGATCTCCCCGGCACGGTCGACGACGTGGCCGGTGATGGCGTCGACCTCGGTGCGCCGGCCGGCCTCGATATCCTGCAGCATCGAGGAGGTGTTCGCGGCGGTGGCCTCGGCAACCTCCTCGACCGCGGCGACGGCCTCACGGTTCGACAGGCGCACGTCGTGGCCGCGGGCGACGCGGGCGGTCTCGCGGGCGGCATCGCGGGCGAGCCCGTTGGCGGTGCCGTCGAGCAGCACGCCGTTCTCGCTCCGGGTGAGCGCGGTGACGGTGTTGATTCCGGCGTTGACTGCGAGCTTCTCCCAGAGGCGGCGTGGCATGTCTTCGGCGACCTCGGCGACGAGCCCGCCGCCGACGAGCGCGCGTTCGAGCAGGTTGTCCGCGGGACCGCCCCCGCCCTCGTGGAAGCCGACGACGACCCCGCCGACGCCGGTGCACTCGACGCGGCCGGGCTCGTGGAGGATGGCCCCGTAGGTGACCGTGCCGGCGTACACCGGGCAGTCGACGTGTCCGGCGAGGATGGCCTCGTTGCCCATCCCGTTCTGGAGCGAGCAGACCGCGTCGAAGCTCCCGGTGGCGAGGTCGCGGGCGGCGGTCTCGGTGTCGAACGCCTTCACCGTCACGAGCGCCAGGTCGGCGTCGAGGCCGGTCCCGTCGGTCGTCGCCTCCGGGTGTACCAGCTCGTCCCCGTCGGGTGTCTCGACGCGAAGGCCGTCGGCCCGGACGGTGGCGACGTGGGGGTCTCGGCCCACGAGGGTCACGTCGTGGCCGTCGACCTGGAGGAGCCCGCCGAGGAGGCTGCCGAGGCTGCCCGCGCCGTAGACGACGATTCGCATGGCTCACCGTGCGTGGCCAGCGGGGAAAAAGCGTGCCGGTCAGTCCTCGGTCCAGTAGTAGATGTCCTCCTTCTCTGTGCCACAGCTCGGGCACTCGTCGGGGATGTCGGCGTCGAGCTTGCCCATCTCGCCGCACCCCCAGCAACGCCACATCAGCTCGCCCTCGCCGAACTCGTGGCCGGCGCGGTGGTGCTCGATGCTCAGTCCCTCGATGCCCTCCTCCGCGGTCACGTGGAAGCCGTGCTCGTCGAAGCCGCGGACGTGTCCGACCTTCGTGCCGTCCTCCGTGAAGATGCCCGTGCCGAAGCTGATGCGTGGCTTCTCGTCTTGCTGGCTCATGTACGAAGAGACGACGCCCAGAATCTTAAGTTGTATGTCAACACTTCACATGGTCGGGTGGGCGGACCCGGACCGCTCGCACGTCGGGACCGCGAGCTATTTCCACCCGTCCACACAACCCAAACACGATGATCGACCTACGCAGCGACACGGTCACGAAGCCGGACGAGGCGATGCGGGAGGCGGCCGCCACGGCACCGGTCGGCGACGACGTGTACGAGGAGGACCCGACGGTGAACGAACTGGAGGCCGAAGCGGCGGACCTCGTGGGCATGGCGGACGCGCTGTTCGTGCCGACGGGGACGATGGGCAACCAGGTGGCGGTGCGGACGCACACCGAGCGCGGCCAGGAGGTGCTGTCCGAGCGCGAGAGCCACGTCGTGAAGTGGGAGCTCGGCGGGATGGCACAGCTCGCCTCGCTGCAGGTGCGGACGTTCGACGGGGGCGAGCGCGGGGTTCCCACACCCGAGCAGGTGCGCGAGGGCTACGTCGCGGAGGACCTGCACCGGCCCGGAACGGGGCTGCTGACGCTGGAGAACTCGCACAACTCGAAGGGCGGGGTGGCCATCACGCCCGAGGAGATCGCGGCGGCCGCGGCGGCGGCGCACGACCTCGACGTGCCGGTGCACCTGGACGGCGCGCGGCTGTTCAACGCGGCGGTGTCGCTGGACGTGCCGGCGACCGACATCACCGAGCACGTGGACTCGGTGATGTTCTGTCTCTCGAAGGGGCTGGGCGCGCCGGTCGGCTCCATCCTCGCGGGTTCGGCGGAGTTCATCGAGCGTGCGCGCCGCAACCGGAAGCTGTTCGGCGGCGGGATGCGCCAGGCGGGCGTCATCGCGGGGCCGGGGCTGCAGGCGCTCGGGAACGTCGAGCGGCTGGCCGAGGACCACGCGAACGCACGGGCGCTCGCGGTGGGGTTGGACGCGGTCGAGGGCCTGTCGGCGGCCGAGCCGGACACGAACATCGTGCTCGTGGACACGTCGGCGTCGGGGCTGACCGCGGACGAGTTCCTCGACCGGTGTGCGGCCGAGGACGTGCTGGGTTCGGCGTTCGGCGAGTACGTCGTCCGGTTCTGTACGCACTGGGACGTCGACGAAACCGACATCGAGACGGCCGTGGAGCGGATCGAGGGCGTGCTCTAGTTCTTCCCGGAGCCCTTCTCCATGCCCTCCCTGAAGCCAAGCATGGTGCGTCGGAGCAGCAGGTAGAAGAAGAAGATGAGCGCGAGCAGCACGACGACGACGAACAGCGTGAACGGGTCGTCGAAGAAGCCGTCGACCTGTGCCGGGACGGGTGTCTGCATGGTTTGCCGTTTCGCGGCTCGAGACAAATGCGTTTCGACGTTTGGGACGCTCGCTGACGGGGGTCGCGACGGGCTAGCGTGACGTTACCATTATCACCGGAAATCACTGGTAGAACTGGTACGTTACCTACTGTCAATGGCGGCGCTCTCTTGCGGTTCTGGAAACACAAAGAGTTGTCGAAGATATACAAACGTTCATGTTTGGCGATGCCCATCCCTACGGTATGGCGGACCTGTTGCCCTCCTCTCCGGATACGTCGGCCGCCGACGACGCGGAGCCCCGCGTCATCGGCCTCGACAGCGACGACGCCGACGACCTCATCGGGGCACTCTCCTCGTCGACGGCGCGTGAGGTGCTGACCGCACTCCACGACGAACCGGCGACACCCTCTCAGCTCGCCGACGCCGTCGACACCTCCCTCCAGAACACGCAGTACCACCTGGAGAAGCTCGAGGACGCGGAGATCATCGAGGTGGTGGATACGGCGTACTCCGCGAAGGGCCGGGAGATGAAGGTGTACGCGCCGGCCGACCAGCCGCTCGTCGTCTTCGCCGGCGGCTCGGAGCAGTCGACGGGGCTGAAGGCGGCCATCTCCCGACTGCTCGGTGCGTTCGGCCTGCTCGGGGCGGGGTCGTTGCTCGTCCAGCAGACGTTCGGTGGCGGACTCGGCTCGTTCTTCGACTTCGGCGCGAGCCCCCCCAGTGGGGAGCCGCTCCCCCCGCCGGCGACCGAGACGGTCGCGAGCAACCCGAACGACACGGCGACGACCACGGCCGTCGAGACGACGACGGAGGCCACACGCGTCGCCGCAGACACGGCGGGTGCGTCGGTCTCGCCCGGGCTGGCGTTCCTGCTCGGCGGGACGGTCATCCTCGCCGCCGGCTTCGCCTACTGGTACACGGCGAACCGGTAGGTGAAACGTCGGTTTGAGCTACCAGTAGTCCTTTTGATACGTAGTCCGTCGGTAGATGTGGACCCCGGGGCTTCGGCCCTCCAACTGTCATGACACACGGCCCTGGGGCACGTCGGCCCACGACCGACGCAGCGGCACCCGTCCCCGCTTCTACCTGCATCCCCCGGACCGCCTCAGTCCTGACCGTCGCGACCGCCCGCGGACACCGAGAACCCCGCGACGAGCGTGCCGTCGGGCTGGACGATGCGCCCCGAGAGCCCGTCGTCGGTCGGTTCGAGCTCGGCGTGGCCTGGGCGGTTCCCGCGTGGCTGGGCGTGACTGCCGGGGTTCAGCAGGGTCACGTCGCCGGTCTCGACGACGGTCGGGCGGTGCGTGTGCCCGGAGACGACCAGGTCCGCGCCCTTCCCGCGACCGAACATCCGCAGGCCGGTCGCGCCGCCGTCGCGTCGGTGTGTCACCGCGATGCGGACGCCCTCGTAGTCGACGACGCGCGCCGTGGGGAGCCGTTCGGTGACCGCGGGCGTGTCGGCGTTGCCGTGGACGGCCCGGAGCTCCGGGGCGACCTCGTAGAACGCGTCGAGCGCGTCGGGGGAGACGAAGTCGCCCGCGTGGACCACGAGGTCGGCGGTCGCGACGGCCTCGCGGGTCCGGCCGGTCAGGGCGTGCCCGGTGTGGGAGTGTGTGTCGGAGCAGACGACGAGCATGGCGACCCGTAGGCACGCGGGGGTGACGTGCGTTTCGCTCGACAGAAACCACTTTGGTGCCGCCGATGCAACGGTGACGCATGCCACAGGAGCCCGAGCGTCACGGGGACGAGGAGACGCCCGGTGAGGCCCCGCCCCGCGCGGTCGTCCTCGCGACGTTCGACTCGCTCGCCCCGCGGACGGCCGAGGACATCGCCGGGGAGCTGGACGTGGCCCGGGACCACGCGGCCGCCACGCTGTCCGAACTCGTCGACGCTGGCGAGCTCGAAGCGGCCGAACTGGCCGACGGCGACGACGAGCTCACGGCGTACTACCTCTCCCCGGACGTGCATCCGGGCGGCGGCATCGACCCCGAGACGGCCCGCCGCGCGGCCGTCCAGCGCACCATCGCCGAGCTCGACGTGCCGGGCGTGAGCGAGATGATGCAGGACTGGCGACGCGACGCGCTCGAGCGCGCCTGGGAGTTCCTCGCCGAGGCGGGAACGGTCAGCGACCGGGATTTCAAACGGGAGGTGTACCCCGGACACAAGGCCGGCTACGACACGGCCGAGGCGTGGTGGGCGTTCCTCCGCCCGCGACTCGCCCGCCTGCCCGGCGTCGAGGGGCCCTCCGACGACGGCTCCACCTGGACGTACGACGGTCCGTGAGTCGTCCGGACACCGGGTGCTGTGTGCGAAACGGCTCCGGAACGGTTTTTTCCCTCCATGTCAGTCGAGTAGTCAATGGCCTCGAGCAAGTCGGTCGTCATCGCCGCACTCATCGCCAACGGGGCGATCGCGATCATGAAGTTCGTCGGGTACCTCCTGACCGGGAGCCCGGCGATGCTCTCCGAGACGTACCACTCCATCTCCGACACGGGCAACCAGGTGTTCCTGCTGGTCGGCATCCGCTACTCCGGCAAGGAGGCGAGCCGCAGCCACCCGTTCGGCTACGGGAAGGCGCAGTTCTTCTACTCCTTCCTCGTCAGCGTGCTGCTCTTTGCCATCGCGGGCTGGGAGTCCGCGAAGCACGGCTACAACGCCATCGTGCACCCACACGAGCCGACGGTGAGGGACCCGACGGTCTTCGGGGTCACGTTCCCCGCCGAGTGGGTCAACTACAGCGTCCTCATGGGAGCCATCGTCTTCGAGGCCTGGGCGCTCTGGAAGGCGAACAAGGCGCTGAAGCTGCAGATGGAGAAGCACGGCTGGTCGACCTACCGCGAGGCCTTCCGGAAGACCAGCGACGTGACCACCCTCACCGCGTTCACCGAGGACACCATCGCGATGGCCGGCGCGGGTATCGCGCTGTTCGGGGTCTACCTCACGAACGTGACGGGGAACCAGCTCTACGACGCCGTCTCCGCGCTCATCATCGGGCTGTTGCTCATGTTCTTCGCGGTCGCACTCGCCTGGGAGAACAAGCGCCTGCTGCTCGGCGAGTCGCTCGCGAAGGACGAGGAGTCGGAGCTCCGGAAGGCCGTCCGCGCGGGCGAGGGCGTCGTCTCCGTCAACGACTTCCGGACGGTGTACTTCGGCCCCGGTCGCCTCATCGTCACCGCGGACGTCTCGTTCGAGGACGAACTCGACACCGCCGAGATCGACGCCACGATCAGCGCCATCGAGGCGGAGCTCAAGGAACTCGACGACTCGGTGAAGACGGTGTACATCGAGCCCGAGACCAGGAACGGCGACGCCTCGGCGGCCTGACTCAGCTCGCTTCCATCTCGAGCAGCTGGCTGATCTCCTCCGGTTCGAGCACGTCCGTGAGCCCCTCCCCGTCCTCCAGGCGGGCCAGTTCCTCGTCGTCCAGCATGTCGTGCAGCGCCTTCTGTGCGAGCCGTTCACGGAGCGATTCGTCCAGGTCGTCGAGGTCGTAGCCTGGGACTGGCATATGGTACCGTATGTCTTGGCCGGGCTTAGGCTTGTGGGAACCGGTGTCAAGCGTGTTCGGCTGTCGGAGCCGGCCGTGACTCCACCGTGAGTCTCCGGCGGTCCTGTCGAGACCGTTTCGAGAGAGCCCACGAACAGCCAGCGAGCCCGGGACCCTCGACGACCCCGGCCCGAAGCTCGCACTGCCTGTCACCTTCCACGGGATGCCCGAACGGGGCCGGTGCCGGACCTGCAGGCACGAACCATTTTATCCGAAGCCGGCCAAGGGCGGGTGTGGCCGACACCGACGCGTACATGCGGTTCTTCCCGTACGACTCGCCCTACGACAACCAGGGCGACGCGATGCAGCGCATCCACACGTCGCTCGGACGCGGGCAGGACGTGCTGTTCGAGGGTGCCTGCGGGACGGGAAAGACGCTCTCGGCGCTGGTTCCGGCGCTTCAGTACGCACGCGACGCGGACAAGACGGTCGTCATCACGACCGACGTCCATCAGCAGATGCGCCAGTTCGTCGAGGAGGCCCGGGCCATCACCCGGAAGGAGCCGATCCGCGCGGTCGTCTTCCGCGGGAAGGCCTCGATGTGCCACATCGACGTGGGCTACGAGGAGTGCCAGGTGCTGCGGGACAACACCCGGGAGCTCGTCGACGCACGACGCGAGGCCGCGGAACTGCGCGAACGCGAGCGCGAACTGCTCGCACAGGCCCAGACGGGCGAGGAAGCCGCGATGGAGGCGCGGCAGGCGGTCGTCGACGAACTTGAGGGCGTGGAGGAGCGCGCGACCGCCATCTCCGACGAGAAGAACGTCTGCGACAACTACCGGAACAACCTCACCGGCGACGTGGAGGGCTTCCGTTCGTGGCTGTTCGACGACGTGCGAACGCCGGACGACGTCTACGACTACGCGGGCGAGCGGACGATGTGCGGCTACGAGCTGCTGAAGGAGTCGATGGACGGCGTCGACCTCGTCGTCTGCAACTACCACCACCTGCTCGACCCGAACATCCGCGAGCAGTTCTTCCGCTGGCTCGGGCGGGAGCCGGCGGACGTCATCACCGTCTTCGACGAGGCGCACAACGTCGAGGGCGCGGCCCGGGACCACGCGACGCGCACGCTGACCGAGCAGACGCTCGACGCCGCGCTCGACGAACTCGAGGAGAGCGACGACGCCCGCGCCGAGCGTGCCGAGAACGTCCTCCGGGCGTTCCGCAACGCGCTCGTCGAGACGTACGAGGACTCCTTCGGTTTCGGCGAGCGCGAGCGCGTCGGCGACGACTGGGTGGACGTGGCCGTCGCCAACGAGGACAAACGGGACGACCTCACGCTCCGGTTCCTCCAGCTCTACAGCGGCCCGGGCTACAAGACGGACCTCGAGGCCGCGGTCACGCTCGGCTCGGACCTCGACGACGCCTACGAGGAGGCGTACAAGAACGGCGAGGCGACGACCAGACAGGAGTGCCAGACCCTGCAGGCCGCGGGCTTCGTCGGCGCGTGGATGCGGGAGGGCACCGACGAGGGGCTGTACCCGGTCGCCTCGGTCAGGCGGGACGGGGGCACCGACGAGGTGTACGGGCGAGCGGAGCTGTACACCTGCATCCCGCAGGACGTGACCCGCGAGCTGTTCGAGGAGGTCCACGCCACGGTGCTGATGAGCGCGACCCTGCGACCCTTCAACGTCACCGCCGACGTGCTCGGGCTCACGGAGCCGGTGACGATGGCGTACGGGCTCCAGTTCCCACCGGAGCACCGGCGCACCTACGCCGTCTCCA
Coding sequences within:
- a CDS encoding lysylphosphatidylglycerol synthase transmembrane domain-containing protein is translated as MSGASGGAFGGLFDSRTLAKMGVGFAISLLLVYLLGTAVGWERTLDQLAAADPLWIAAGCLSTFLCLASWGRAWQIVLAVGGVEVPYRKLVVTYFAATFANYVTPFGQAGGEPFIAYVLARDTEADYEQSLASVVTADLLNLLPFFNFAAVGTAYLVVQTSLGDTETVGNLVLVLGLLAVSIPLLVWFGWRHRWAVEEVVVWLVRPVARFTGRVSVDGTRGRIERFYASLEDIASEPRELARALGYSYVGWLFFTLPLVAALRAVDATMRTLLVFFIVPASTIAGLVPTPGGLGAVEGALTGLLVEIGELPADTAFAVTTLYRVESFVFALVVGGIAALWVTARV
- a CDS encoding ketopantoate reductase family protein; translated protein: MRIVVYGAGSLGSLLGGLLQVDGHDVTLVGRDPHVATVRADGLRVETPDGDELVHPEATTDGTGLDADLALVTVKAFDTETAARDLATGSFDAVCSLQNGMGNEAILAGHVDCPVYAGTVTYGAILHEPGRVECTGVGGVVVGFHEGGGGPADNLLERALVGGGLVAEVAEDMPRRLWEKLAVNAGINTVTALTRSENGVLLDGTANGLARDAARETARVARGHDVRLSNREAVAAVEEVAEATAANTSSMLQDIEAGRRTEVDAITGHVVDRAGEIRDADVDVPVCETATRLLRAWEAARGLR
- a CDS encoding DUF7130 family rubredoxin-like protein → MSQQDEKPRISFGTGIFTEDGTKVGHVRGFDEHGFHVTAEEGIEGLSIEHHRAGHEFGEGELMWRCWGCGEMGKLDADIPDECPSCGTEKEDIYYWTED
- a CDS encoding threonine aldolase family protein, encoding MIDLRSDTVTKPDEAMREAAATAPVGDDVYEEDPTVNELEAEAADLVGMADALFVPTGTMGNQVAVRTHTERGQEVLSERESHVVKWELGGMAQLASLQVRTFDGGERGVPTPEQVREGYVAEDLHRPGTGLLTLENSHNSKGGVAITPEEIAAAAAAAHDLDVPVHLDGARLFNAAVSLDVPATDITEHVDSVMFCLSKGLGAPVGSILAGSAEFIERARRNRKLFGGGMRQAGVIAGPGLQALGNVERLAEDHANARALAVGLDAVEGLSAAEPDTNIVLVDTSASGLTADEFLDRCAAEDVLGSAFGEYVVRFCTHWDVDETDIETAVERIEGVL
- a CDS encoding DUF7859 family protein, with the translated sequence MQTPVPAQVDGFFDDPFTLFVVVVLLALIFFFYLLLRRTMLGFREGMEKGSGKN
- a CDS encoding ArsR/SmtB family transcription factor; translated protein: MADLLPSSPDTSAADDAEPRVIGLDSDDADDLIGALSSSTAREVLTALHDEPATPSQLADAVDTSLQNTQYHLEKLEDAEIIEVVDTAYSAKGREMKVYAPADQPLVVFAGGSEQSTGLKAAISRLLGAFGLLGAGSLLVQQTFGGGLGSFFDFGASPPSGEPLPPPATETVASNPNDTATTTAVETTTEATRVAADTAGASVSPGLAFLLGGTVILAAGFAYWYTANR
- a CDS encoding metallophosphoesterase; translated protein: MLVVCSDTHSHTGHALTGRTREAVATADLVVHAGDFVSPDALDAFYEVAPELRAVHGNADTPAVTERLPTARVVDYEGVRIAVTHRRDGGATGLRMFGRGKGADLVVSGHTHRPTVVETGDVTLLNPGSHAQPRGNRPGHAELEPTDDGLSGRIVQPDGTLVAGFSVSAGGRDGQD
- a CDS encoding cation diffusion facilitator family transporter, producing MASSKSVVIAALIANGAIAIMKFVGYLLTGSPAMLSETYHSISDTGNQVFLLVGIRYSGKEASRSHPFGYGKAQFFYSFLVSVLLFAIAGWESAKHGYNAIVHPHEPTVRDPTVFGVTFPAEWVNYSVLMGAIVFEAWALWKANKALKLQMEKHGWSTYREAFRKTSDVTTLTAFTEDTIAMAGAGIALFGVYLTNVTGNQLYDAVSALIIGLLLMFFAVALAWENKRLLLGESLAKDEESELRKAVRAGEGVVSVNDFRTVYFGPGRLIVTADVSFEDELDTAEIDATISAIEAELKELDDSVKTVYIEPETRNGDASAA
- a CDS encoding ATP-dependent DNA helicase, producing MRFFPYDSPYDNQGDAMQRIHTSLGRGQDVLFEGACGTGKTLSALVPALQYARDADKTVVITTDVHQQMRQFVEEARAITRKEPIRAVVFRGKASMCHIDVGYEECQVLRDNTRELVDARREAAELRERERELLAQAQTGEEAAMEARQAVVDELEGVEERATAISDEKNVCDNYRNNLTGDVEGFRSWLFDDVRTPDDVYDYAGERTMCGYELLKESMDGVDLVVCNYHHLLDPNIREQFFRWLGREPADVITVFDEAHNVEGAARDHATRTLTEQTLDAALDELEESDDARAERAENVLRAFRNALVETYEDSFGFGERERVGDDWVDVAVANEDKRDDLTLRFLQLYSGPGYKTDLEAAVTLGSDLDDAYEEAYKNGEATTRQECQTLQAAGFVGAWMREGTDEGLYPVASVRRDGGTDEVYGRAELYTCIPQDVTRELFEEVHATVLMSATLRPFNVTADVLGLTEPVTMAYGLQFPPEHRRTYAVSTPALFASARNDAEVQETVGSTLADAVKFTPGNTLVFTPNYAEAERYASRLRGETDATVYLDEPGVRAEDLRQRFTDDDDGVLLTSLWGTLAEGVSFDGDDARSVVVLGVPYPHLDDRAEAVQEAYGEAFGRKGETDAGWRYAVEIPTVRKTRQAIGRVIRSPEDFGVRILLDERYTAKSKGEMGKYSVRDTFPVEERDEMLDLSPEKLKFAMLNFYQDMDGYDGEPPRP